The genomic DNA CATTTTTATTCCAATTTTTTACATTAcattctcctttttctctcctcctcctcctcctttttgaaaGGATAGATGTAAGAAAACACTCAGCTCACTATTTACATCAATAATGGTTTGGGCACAACAAATAACTTTTCCACATAGCACAACTCTATGCAAACTCCACTGAGCAGGCTAGGATTTATTTCTGAGAAGGGTAGcagcagtcttttttttttaatgaataattgCTTAGAATATttgtaaaaaaatcaatttacacAAGACCTCAAAGCCTTTTATGAACAGTTAAGCAGCAACAGAAAGTATGAAACTGCTGTATGAAAATGTGTAAATCCCATGCATTCCACTGCACCTGCAAAACAAAATCAATTTTCGCCCTCAAATTCCCTCCAAACACCTTCTAGGGAACATGGAGGCATGTCCTGGGGGGGGCTTCCTGAGCCTTCAGAGTTATCAGGGCATTGGgaaggaatatttgaaaaaaaatgaaaataatattttgaccCCTTGAGAGTCTAAAGGGGTTCAAAACATGGTGCaaatgccccccccacacacacacacaccctctagAGATCCTTTGAGGGCATGTTTTAGCAAAACCAAATTTGTAAAAATCAAATTGACCTCTGGGAGTCACAAAAACAGCATTTGGgtctgcactttgcccactcctgatacAGATCAACAACTTGTGTACACATATTGCACTTGTGTTGAATGCAACATGTCACCACTTTTGTTGGGTGACATCCAGCGTGgtataatggtctgagtgttaggCTAGTTCTCTGGAAAACCATCATAGGGTtgctttatggtcaccataagttggaaacaacttgaaagcatgcaacaataacaaactGGCAAAAGAGAGCCAAATGTAAGTTCTCTCTTAAAGAAAGGGGACTGGGCTGTGGTATTGTCATATTTGTTTTTTGCAGTAATCCCTTTGTTCATTGCAGTAACCATGAAATTCCTGCCCCTTTTGGCAAGGGgtggtggggtaaaaataaaattcaacttgGTGAATGCACTTGTTTATTTAGCATTAAGAACCACACCCACATGAGTTTGAGAATGCCCAGACCAGCACAAACTTCAGGTCACTGACACAAAGAATTAGAAACTAATGGTAACAGGTAGACCTTCTGTATATTTCCAAAAACTAATCTTCATTTGTCAGTTGTCCTTAAGTAGCTTTATTTACTCAGAAGTCATCTCCCTTGATGTTTCGATCTTTAGTATTTCCAGCTACAAATGTGGAGTCCAAGCCTCTTTGCTTCCCTCCCAACAGCTCAGCAACAACACAACTGCAGGCCAGGCTGTGGTGGTGGAGATGATTATCACTTTTGAGCTTGTGATGTGCGTTTTTGCCTCAACTGACAGCCGCCGAAATGACCACGTGGGCTCTCCAGCTCTGTCCATTGGGCTGTCTATCACCGTGGGTCATCTGGTTGGGGTGAGTATTTCTTGCTGTGATTTTCAGCTTTTgtgcagaaagaaagaggagaaagaggaaaggtgAAGTGCCAAATCATATGTTCAGAGATCACAGCAACCCTTGGCTGGTGAGGACTCTGGGAACATGTGGTCCCACTATCATGCCTGAGCAGCACTGATGTGAAGGAGTCATGTGTGAACAAGCAAAGTAAAGTGTTATAGAAACAGCTATCAGCATGACACAGTTTGAGGCCTCATCTTGTCTTAATCCAGCCAGTATCTATAAAGATGAGAGTAAGGAATAAAGAATATTTGTTCATTTAGCCCATTTTTCTCTACTCTGACTGGAAGTGGTTCTCCAGCCACTGTACCAGTTCCATTTAACCATgggaataaagaataaaataaaaataaaactctaGTCTCAATTCTTTTCAAGATGGAGGCTCCCCCCATCCTAAGACTTGTAATTAGTAGGATTCAGAACTTTTGATTCTCCAGCTCTCTGCTGAAGTTGTGTTGAACTCCATGTAGACTGGCCAACATGAGCATGGATCACAAAACCAATGCGGTGCAAGGTGGCAGGGCCCACATCCCTGTTCTAGATAGGACCTCATCTTTCACAGGCACTTTCTGGCCTTTCTAGTTCTACGTGACTGTTATTCAGTGCTGCCAATCACCGACGAAGGAGATCCCCGATTggcttcccagaatgcccccaaatttcCCGGAATGGGGGGAGGACTTCTGGGTCGGGGTGGGACTTCTATTGCACATTAAATccatattttgtattgtttcccTCCTTTTGACCCAATAGATATATTTTACTGGCTGCTCTATGAATCCTGCTCGGTCTTTTGGGCCTGCTGTTGTCATGAAAAGATTCACCTCCGCTCACTGGGTAAGAAACTGATTTTTCACCATGGGGAGAAAAATAAGCCACGTTGTTGTAAACCTGCCCTTAATTGCTGCAAGGGCAGGCTTTTATGGTGGCAAGAACAAAGTCCAAATATATAACAGAAAAGTATTTTAATGAGCCAAGAATGCTTGACAATTTTCATTTGTGTGTTATTTACTAGCCCGCAATGGTGGGCCAATAAATTTCTTCAAGGTCCACAATACCATAACAGTAAGGATAATGAGGGTGAAATCTAGAATTTGTTCACCATCCCATATGCTCATATCAAAAGTCAGTTTGTGTCCCTGACCTGAAAAGCTGAGAAGTTCAGGAAAATCTAGGAAAATGTAAATCCTCTTCTAGAAGAAATTTTGCATGACTTATTGAAACTGGGGTTGTTGTTCTTCTGCCCATGTCGTTCCTGTGCCTTTTTAGTTCAGCTAGAAAGCTTCATATTTATGGTGAAATATCATTTTTTGCAGTAAATGGATGCAAACTTGGGCTAGATGTGGAGACAATATCCTTGAAAATTACTTGGCTACCTTTTGGCAAAAGCCAAATTTGGTTCCTATCACATTTTCCacagtttattttaattattttattttgcctaatgaggaatctttctGCTTTTGGTAAATTTCAGAGGCCATGGTAATCTGTTTCGTTCGTCACTTGGTCTCACTTTAGCACTTAACTAGATCAGCCAAAGAGGAAGAAATCACACTTTTGTTGTCTCAGCTGGTCCTCCCATGATCTACATTGTTGGAAAGAATttgtcttaggactttatcacatgggaaaatcagggatttaaacagtgaaaattgcattaaaatcatgcaattgtgattaacattttcatacAACATCACCGATAAGAGTGCCATTATCCctggaataaacaggcaataaacagcaacaaatcattcatggggaaatcctgtgaatgatttgttgctgtttattccctgtttattcccaggatcatggctctttaattgcgatgtgtgtgaaaatgttagtCACGATTGTGTGATTTttactgtttaaacccccgatttcccccgtgtgataaattccttactCTGACTCACCTGAGATtagaaaagcttggaaaagtcagGGCAGTTTTTGTGCTGTAACTCCcagaaagtgtaaagacatatacagtcagtcctccacatttgtggctttgactgttgcagctttgattattcacaggtttAATTAATGTGTTCTCTATAGGAGtctcttccagcatgactctgccaaacgttgaccatagagtcatgctggaagatctagagattcctagagaaaacactgtctaggcatttgtaggtcctctagcaagATTCTGTGGGCAACAACCacctgatgttgaccatagagttgcattggaggacctagagattcctagagagatgttcttcagattaaaaataatagttattttttttaagttgtggTTCTTCCCCTTTCACGGGGGCCCTGCaccccaaccccagcaaatgtggaaggtccACGGTAAAGGAATCCTGTAGCTATTTTGAGATTCAGAAAAAGAATTTTCTGGCATAAGCTGTCATGAGcttcagtccacttcatcagatggatGGAATTACGCTTCTgtggacagacatatatatcaAAGTGGGGAGTGTAAACTgtaacaaaaatgcaaaatatgtggATGTGGTGATGGAATGACAGGTTAAGTCTCAAAGATTATTAAGAGCATCGTAAGGGACAAAGGTGGGAGACAAGGGCTAGAATCTAGTTGATTAGTCTGAACTAGAGTGGACTTATTCAATCATTACATATAGAGTCAATACACAggtaaattcaattgattcaatggatctactctatcttcttgttgtgtgttttcaagtaacatttgcttatggtgactctaaggggaacctattacggggttttcttaataagatttggtcagagggtatttgtctttgcctttctctgaagctgagagattgtgatttgtccaaggtcacttagtgagTTTTTGtgtctgagcaaggattcaaaccctgatctccaaagtcatagtccaacactcaaaccactacatcctgCTGGCTTTCTATTCTATCTAGTTGAGAATCATCCAGTCAGCATGTCTAATTTTTGCATGTGTTTTGCATATAAAACGTGGCCTAACTCTTGAGAGTTAGGCCAGGTTTTATATACAGATGGAGATAAGAAGGAAAACATGCAGAAAGTAAACAtgctgggattctgagagctctTGTCCAaaaagtgagagccagtgtggtgtagtggtttaagtgttgggctaggactctgggaaactagGGTTTCAGAAAcagaaacccactgcgtgactttgggcaaatcacactttctcagcacaaaggcaggcaatggcaaatttcctcttaataaatcttgccaagaaaaccctgtaatagggtcaccttagggtcaccataagttggaacaacttgaaggtacacaataacaacaataaagtccAAAGCGTAACTCATCCAGGTTCTATTACATTGAATATACAACACAGATGGAGTGTGTACCCCTTGCCAAACAAATGTTTAGCCAAACAAGAAACAAATGGTAGTGTGAAAAACTTTGAAAGGTTCTAATTCCtttccttggatttttttttctcctaggTCTTCTGGGTGGGTCCCATTGTTGGAGGCATCCTGGCTTCTCTGCTTTACAACTATTTTCTGTGGCCCCACTCAATGAATATGTCTGAGAGGGTAGCAATTGTGAAAGGTACCTATGAGTCTGAAGAAgagtgggaagagaaggagaaaagcatGGAAATGTCCTCTCCGTGAACAAAAGAGCTTTGGATGAGAAGAAAAAGATCGACCTCACATCTCCTGATGCTGAATGAACATTTGACTGTATACTCTGTAATCCAAAGAACCCATAGCTTATGCTGGTGCAGAGGGTTtaaagagggaaaggggatgacaTTATTTGTGTAAATAATTGTCTTGAACATGTGGCTGTTAGTGCATGGGAAAAATACTTCTGAAGAATGGGCCATTCCAACATGGCTTCGTTTTGGGAGCAATGCATCTGAACAGCAACACCAGAACAAGAATCTTATCCTCTCAGGGCTTGCAAAGGCTTGTTCTAGAGCTGTGCCTGGGAGATCTAAGCTTCTGCAAACTTGCAAagttttcagatttattttttttagctaCAGATGTTTGTCTTCCTAATAGGATCCCAAAACAAGTTTGCCAGGTCTGTACAgtattgtatatattttcagCTATCAAGGTTTGGAAGGTAAAAGTGGCTTAAGCTTGAATTTCCTAGGCGTGATCCCATTTCATATATGCAATAATGCTAgccaatagtgtgtgtgtgtgtgcgtgtgtgtgtgtatgtttagtTCATGGTCAATCCACCTAACAGCATAAATAGTAACAGGAACAGCTCAGAGTGATTTACAGATGAGCTTGTGGAAGAGAAATGATGTTTGGCTGCCATTCTGTGTCAAGGACTATGATATTTGAATAAGATGCCACAGAGGCCAGAAGACTGAACAACCAATTGCCATTAGGTTCATTACAGGTTCTTTGGAAGCAACATGGTTGTGTGTCTAGGTTGTGGGGGTGGTAGGAAAGCAAGTTTCCTCAGGAATTGAAGGAACCCTCCCCATTCAGAATTGCTTGGACGTTTAAGGCTTAAAGCaaaacacagtcaaaacactTGTTTTGAATTGATTTCAATCCTACCTTAGTTCAAACAAGTGGCCAATGGAGATAAATTAATTTTGATACTTCCCAATATAGCATGCTATTCTTTTTATAGATGCACTGCTATCGTAGCTTTGTTtgcttgtgtgtatgtttgagggagaaggagaaaaaaggaagaggccGGCAGGTAGAAGTAGATGTAATAGCAAAAGCTTGAGGCTTGCTTCTGTGACTGATGCCAGTAGAGGCAGCAGGTACAGGCTCTACTTGTATTCTAGGCAAGGGTGCTGGGGCTGCACAGACAAAAACGTTTAGCCACACAAAAATCCAGGAAGAACGAGACTTCTGCTGTCCTATTCcaaagcttttgttttgttttgttttgtttttaacctgagTGGGGAGAAAAACAGACTGCTGTCCTCTGCACAGTTTTTTGAGTTTactttctgttaaagaagaatGAAACTTGTTTTGGGCCTATGTTTTTATTGGGGTTTCTATAATATATTGCATTATTTATTGCCAGTAATAAAAGAGAGGCTGTACAACAAGAACAAGGTCTCAGAAGTCTGTGAAATTAAGTGAAGATGGGGATGGTGGTAGGCTATTGGTTTCAGCAGGTATATGCAGGTAACCTAACTGATTTGTAACAGAGTTTATAAAGCTGAACCCCACAGTCAAGCCTCCAGCAAGATTCCCCCTGTCCAGAAAGGCCCAGAACACTGTTAATTTACTGTGTCTGCAATGCTGACAATTACTATTCCACCCCCAACAGGCTTTTGCTGCTGACAGAGACCACACTGCAGATCACACAAATGATCATGTAGCTGTACCAGGTAGCCTCACATCTTGACAGTGGCATGCATGCTGGCCATGCTAAATCACCATGCAGAATTTTCTCTTGCCTGAAGGAGTCCTGCTTGTGTCTGTGACTGCACCTGGGCTCAGATATCTGCCTGGTTACTGTAGGGTTGCCAGCTCAGAAGTTTCCCATGCTCTGAGATTTCAGAGACAAAACTTGAGAACAGGGGTGGACTCTTATGAAAACACAGGTGGCAAACCCTTGTGTAaccatttcaaaataatatttattcatatctGTGTGTCCATGAGAGAGTGAGACATGCAACATGCATTTCCAGTCTATCTCctaaagaaatattatttacaACATATCAATGGCCAGAGGGCTGAATCTCTTTATAGGCTGATACTACTAATACTAATGCATATACACATCAATCTTAGTATGTCCATATAGTCATTGACTAGACATTGTTATCTGATAACATTTAAAGGGCAGAAGTCCTTCTAAATTTTACCTGCATatttgggagccagtgtggtgtagtagtttaacaGCTGGACTACagaagtccagggttcaaatccccacccagtcatggaaacccaattgGTGACCTCAGGCAATtcacatgttttcagcctcaaagggaggcaaaggcaaccccttctaaataaatcttgccaagaaaacccggtgataggtttgccttaggtcaccataaattggtcaaggcacacaacaattattCATGGGATGTTGAttgttttcatggccggcatccatagtttttttttttgtcattttttctgcctatgtGGCCAtttcctagaagagtttattcctgacgtttcgccagcatctgtgtctggcatctttcAGGCTATGTTATTTGGGCTAATTATTCATGGGTTTGTATCCAGACTCTAACTTGAAATATCCTAGTTTTCTCTCacttcccctctttcctcctcccactttgatTGATGTCACATCTAGACTATAGAACCATTTCAGAAATTGCCAGTTTCCACTGATAATTCAAGAGTTATAGTCAAAGTGTTAATGTACTTTAGCAACACTGCACTCAttaagcattaggatcatttcattttattactaacattcctctttccttcatctgatctctgttgaatctgcaTGAAACACACACTACATTTTTGATGGTAGCCATGTTAGCTGGTTCCAGGATAACATAAACAGACAGATATTGAGCGATACATTTCATTGTGTATAATACTGAGTTAATACTGGAGAATGGGATTAAAAAGTCTTTGGTAATGCCAGGAGTTCCCTAGGAATACCCCAGGATGCAAAAAATTTAATGTAgatcttcccccctccccccaaaataaacAGGACAGAAACAAAGCCTTTCTGGTTTTTCCAGTCTGCCTGGATGAGTTCTGAGAAGTTGGCAGATTTAATGAGTTTTTCATCCATTCATTTGTATTTCTAATTAATTTGACATGACAGTTCATTGATACAGAAACATCTGAATCCCAGTTTCATATGAACATGTTTGTTAGATGTTCCATTACAGATGTGGAATGACAAATGCAACACATTAGGCACCACAGCTGCTAAAACAGTGCCTTGTTAAACAATGGTGCCTAGAAGTCATTCATGGCTTTCATAAAACTGAAGGCAATTTTAATTATTGGTCTTCATGCTTTATATTgtatacagtataaaataacTCACGGAAGAAGACTCcttcctttttataaaaaaaaagccaCATAAAAACATGCAGATCATTTGTGTGTTCATACTGGTCAGCTTCAGGCTAGCTCTCCCATGCTAGGTGCTGGATGTATACTCACAAggattctatcacacagctctgtctccaggcagtactcatcctgCACCCAATCCATGCTCCTTCtgaaccttttaaagaatgggaaaatcctgttgtttaaaaggtccaggagaagcccaGATCAGGTATGGAATGAGCACTGCCCAGGGACTGAGCTGTGCATCTCTGTGCATTTACATCTCGTACCTAGCACAGGAATaaaagctggtgtgataatctcctaggtgaGGGAACCACCGCAAAAAGGAACATTTGTCTGAGTACAAAGAAAAGCTGGAAAAATCAACATGAGGATATGACTATCAGGTTGATATCAGGTTGTCCCCCATTCTCTTATCAGGGCGTCTGGACGACACACAGACCAAACCCTGGTTGTGAGGTGAACAGACTGGATGACATCTGATCCATACAGCACCAGAAGCagggtatttgttgttgttcttgtaagCCATCAACTCATTTCTGGCTTAAGACAACCCTAAGATGAGATGAGAAAAACTTACTTTTTACTTCAGATTTTCCCAGAAGATCTTGAACTCCCTGTTGCAATGTCAGGTGTTTGTTTAAAATGTGCCTCGCTGAGCTGCCTGATGCatccactgctgctgctactctgaggtcagaatgagatgcccagccacATGATCATTGCTGctcacttcattctgacctcagagtgaagcaACCCATGGCAGCGACAGTGGATAAGCTGGGCAGTTCAGTGGAATATGCATGTGAACAGCTACTTGGCATTGGAATAGAGGATGTTTTGTTATGGGGAATGGTCAGGGCTGCcccggagtatcctggccagtgcagacaggaccatAGCTATacagtggtgtcacttggtggTGCAAAGGGTTCAGACCGCACCAGGAGACACCCtaaggggagtgacaccactgctgctcaaatatgggctgtggcatttgcctgtgtcccattaaaatgctgaagagatggtgtgagcaAGGTGAGACTCAGTGGAAGCAGAAAGGAGAGGTACTAGAGTTGTTgttgcaattaaaaaaataaatttaaacatttgtaaacattttttttaaaattacaattttaaaaattttattcaaaaacatTACCTTCTACCAAATTTTTATTTCAGCCACATGAAATGTATATGTTAATACACTGAggctgtgcatataatattgtaatttaaaggtataattttaattttgctaattgtttatgtcacaactattaccgtgacattcagtgatatgcaggaattacgattaatgagtaacattagtatgaAAAACATGagtaaagattctgtatggtgtggaataGGAGAAGGTCAGTGGGGgctgacactatgagttaccgcaTCGGGTGATGCctaccctagtgacaccactgtagaTATGAATTGTATTGCCTGGCATGGGCAGAATAAACTACCAATCTGATTATCTTCTTCATATACAGTTAAGGGAGAAAATGTTGTCCTTCACCTTAAGCAACAAAGTATCTTGAGTCAAGCCTGTAGCTGTTGTTGTCATCATTAgtattacatttaaaacaaacatagttgtttttttaaaaaaaaaaaaaacatagcatgcaaaaattaaaaagcaattcacCTAACAAaaatgtaaaccattaaaatcataaatcttttttttaaaagtccagtaCATTATATATAGCCTGTACCACCTGAAAAATCAATTCTCAAAGGCCTGGCAGAAGGGAGTACCAGGACCTGGCGGCAGCCATAGAGAAGTCCTTCCCCCATatcattccaacttatggcaaccctaaaacaaacctataatggggttttcttgtcaagatttgttcagaggaggtttgccattgccctcctctgaggctgagagcatgtgacttgcccaaggtcacccagtgggtttcataggcaaactgggaatcaaaccctggtctccagagtcaaaccactatgccacactggcctttcatatgggagaatacagtccttcaaataacttgaggtcattatttttgtaaccTACGTGCTCCATTAATGGCCATGGCTTTACAGCATCCTTCTATAAACAACAGGATATTTCTAAGCAATTTGAAGTATACCATGCAGACAGTAGTTTCCTTTAACTTGTGGAACAGGAAGGTCATTTGCACAATAGCAAATATTAATAAAGATTGTGGCCTAAATCTGATTGCTAGGTCCACCTAGAGTAGGTCCCTTGATTAAATGGGATATACAAAAAAGATGGCTTTTGTCTATCCCTCTGAATAGTGTCTactctgcttgggaatagcagtTGGCTTTAGGCCTACAGTTCTGCCTTAAGAGAACTTTGCCCTCCAAAGTCATATGCTGCTTAAACATTTGCAAGACGATATCTAACCCAACCAACCTTAGCCGAGAAAATATGCTGCTTGACAAGGTAAGCTGAAGTAAGGTGAGCTCCAAGGAGTCCTAAACAAAGCTTAAGACCTCTTTTCAAAGGCCTGTTTGCAGATCAGCATTAGCCATAGCCTCTGTGGGTCTGTTTCAAAACATCAGTGAATTCATACAGTATGTACTAGCTGAACTAGCTGAGAGAACAATTCAGATAATAGCACGTACAAAGTATATAATGTGGCCATGGACTGTAGTAGACAAATACACAAGGAACAATTGCTCTAGGCAAAATATTATCCCATGATTCCATGATGAGGCAGCATAGCGCAgaacatgctgttttctgtactgtAGTAAATGCTGGTGCTTTCGCAAAAAAAATTGAGAATTTTGCACCAAatatttatatgcagaaataGTAGCTATTACATATTTATGATGCCACAAGCCAGACTCGCAATAGCATTGATATTTAACTGTATGTTTACAGTAGTTGCACTAGCAACAACCAAGAACGCTCCCTAAACCCACCTTAGAAGCCAAGCTCCACCATCAACATAGGGACTTCCGAGGTGCTAGGACCCCATGACAGAGCCACCATAGGGTCATCCTAAGtcaaattcagaaatgacttgaaggcacacagtaacaacatgCTTTCTCTCTTCATAGAATGataaaattatagaatcgtagaattggaagagaccacaagggccatccagtccaacctcctgccatgcaggaaatctcaatcaaagcatccttgactgatggccatccaatcactgtttaaagacctccaaggaaggagactccactatactctgagggagagtgttccactgtcgaac from Sceloporus undulatus isolate JIND9_A2432 ecotype Alabama chromosome 2, SceUnd_v1.1, whole genome shotgun sequence includes the following:
- the LOC121922515 gene encoding aquaporin-5-like, whose translation is MRKEVCTIAFLKAVLAEFLGTAIFVFLGLGSALKWPSALPSVLQIALAFGLAIGTMVQIFGPISGGHINPAVTIAFFVGNQISFLRTVFYVVAQLVGAIAGAGVLYGVTPSNVRGNLAANGLSNNTTAGQAVVVEMIITFELVMCVFASTDSRRNDHVGSPALSIGLSITVGHLVGIYFTGCSMNPARSFGPAVVMKRFTSAHWVFWVGPIVGGILASLLYNYFLWPHSMNMSERVAIVKGTYESEEEWEEKEKSMEMSSP